One Terriglobia bacterium genomic window, GCTTGTGGATGCCTCCGGCATAGTTCAGGCGGGCAGGAGGATCAAAGAAATAAATTTTGGGGTTCAAGAGGCCGATCCGGTGGTCGCTCTCAGCAACGCGCATCATCTGGCTGAGAAAATCCGGAGCAACAACCGTGTCATTGTTCAGCAGCAGCACGTAGTCGGCGCCGCGGCTGAGGGCGTTGCGCATGCCCACGTTACAGCCGGCGGCAAATCCCAGGTTGACTTGGTTGCGGACCAGCAGGATTTCAGGGGCCGCTTCCGCAAGCTGGTCAGCGGACGAATCCGCCGAGCCGTTGTCCACCACCACCACTTCGTAATTGCGGTAGTCCAGCTTGCGCAGAGACTTCAGACAATCCAGGGTCACCGCAAAACTGTTCCAGTTAAGAATAATGATGCTCACCCTGGGCTCGCGCGCCAGCGTGGCTCCCTGGTTCGGCGGCGGAAATGTCACGATTGTGAGCGCTCCCTCATTTGTGCTGATGGCTGTGGGCAATATTACACCCGCACAACGCGAGAGCCTTGCGGATGGAACCCTGACGGTAATTTGGCGTAGGGCGACGGGCGGCGGGCAAGTCGCGCGCTCGAGCGTTGTAGCAGTTTCCGCCAAGATGATTTACAAAGATGGTGCACCAGACGCCAGCATCGCCGACAAAAAGGAAGCCTTCAGCCATGATCAAGCACATACTTCTCTGCGTCGCTTTATCAGGATTCGGTTCGCAGACACTGATCGCGCAGGACGCGGCTGCGAAGCCAGAATCGGCCAAGGGCCAGGACGCTGCCGCCGGCAAAGCCAAGACCCAGGCGGAGAGCGGTGAGCGCCATGAGTTTGTGATCGCCAATTTCAAGACTGAAAGCGGAGTCACGCTGCCCCAGGCGCGCGTGGTCTACGGAACGTACGGCCGTCTGAACGCGGCGAAGGACAACGTGGTGCTGCTGCCGTCGCACTACATGGCGGACTTTCACGGTTACGAGTGGCTGATCGGACCGGACAAGGCTCTAGACACTTCCAAACTCTTTCTGGTGGCGACGGAGTTGTTCGGCAATGGACACTCGTCGTCGCCCAGCAACACGCCGGAGCCGTTTCACGGCCCGCGCTTTCCGGTGACGACGATTCGCGACAACGTGGAGGCTGTCCACCGGCTGCTGACCGAAGAATTGAAGATCACGCACGTGCGGGCGATCGTCGGGTTTTCCATGGGCGCGCAGCAGGCGTTCCAGTGGGCGGTGAGTTATCCGGCGTTCGCTGACCGCATTGTGGCCACCTGCGGCACCGCGAAGACTTACTATCACGGCGTGGTGCGGCTGGAAGGGCAGATCGCCGCAATCACGACGGACGCGGCCTTCCAGAACGGCGACTACACGGCCCAGCCGAAGAAAGGCCTGGAGGCCTTTGGCGTGGTGTGGACGGCGTGGCTGTTCTCGCAGGAATGGTGGCGCAAGGAACTGTGGCGCGAGGTGTCACCGCCGGGCACCACGTTTGAGCAGACGCTGAATGAGTTCCGCACCAATTTCATCCCCGGCGCCGACGCCAACAACCTGATCCTGCAGGCGCGCACGTGGGAGAAGCACGACGTGGGCTCCACGCCGGGCTTTAATGGCGACGCGGAGAAGGCGTTACGGTCCATCAAAGTTCCCTTCCTTTATATGCCGTCAGAAACCGATCTGTACTTTCCCGTGGGCGATGCCCGCTACGAAGCGGGATTCATGTCCACTGTTACGCTGGCGCCGATTCCCTCGCTGTGGGGACACACCGCTGGCGCCGCTCCCAACCCCGCGGATGGAAAGTTTCTGAATGAGACGATCGGGAAATTTCTGGCGGGCGGGCGATAGCAGATGGGTATAACCCGTGTCATGCTCTCCTTGTGAAGACGACGATCTCGTTACTTGACAACCTTTGCCGCCTAGCGGAGGCTGCTGCCCGCAAGCTGAAGATGTGGCGCAGCCAATTGGGAGGCACAGCCATCGCAGAGTTCTTGGAACGCCGCCAGACCAACACAATTACGAAACGTCTGAATGAAATCTATTCCGCCGAACCAGCCAAGCTCGACCCTGCGCTGCATTCCGCCCAGTTGAAATCTCTTGAAACAGATTCATGGTAGGAGCCTTGTTACCGGCTGTTGAAAGTTGTAAGACGTTGGGCCCCTCGCCGCGACAAACCCTCCGCCCCTCCTTTAGAATGAACGGTCGCTTCCCTGGGTTCGATTCCAGATTCGTTGACCAACGCGTCTCCCTTTAAATATGCCATCTGCCGAAAACGGTTCGAAAAAATACGACGTAATTGTGATCGGCGGCGGCCACAACGGCCTGGTCAACGCCGCTTATCTCGCACGCGCGGGAAAGAAAGTGCTGGTGCTGGAGCGCCGTCATGTGCTGGGCGGGGCCGCGGTGACGGAGGAAATTTTTCCCGGCTTCAAGTTCTCCGTGTGCTCTTACGTGGTTTCTCTGTTGCGGCCGGAGATCATCCGCGACCTGGACCTTCCCCGCCACGGACTGGAGATCCTGCCGCTGGACGGCACGTTTACGCCGATGCCCAATGCCGACTACTTGTGGCGCGTGAACGACCACGGCAAAACGCATCGCGAGATCGCACGCCACTCCAAGGTTGACGCGGAAGCGTACGACGAATTCGGCAAAGCCATGCAGGCCATGTGCCGCTTTGTGAAGCCGATCCTGAGCATGGTGCCGCCTGATCCGGCCACGCTCAATCCGCGCGAGCTGATGAAGATGCTGTTCATCGGCAAACGGTTTCAGGGCCTGACCAGCGAAGACAAGTACAACCAGGTGCAGCTCATGACCATGAGCGCCATTGATTTCCTGGACCAATGGTTTGAGACCGATGTGCTCAAGGCGACGATGTCCGCGTCGGGCATCATCGGGACGTTTCTCGGCGTGCGCTCGCCCGGCACGGCGTACGTTCTGCTGCATCACTACATGGGCGAGATTGACGGGGCTTTCCGTTCGTGGGGCTTCGCCCGCGGAGGCACCGGGGCAATCT contains:
- a CDS encoding alpha/beta fold hydrolase yields the protein MIKHILLCVALSGFGSQTLIAQDAAAKPESAKGQDAAAGKAKTQAESGERHEFVIANFKTESGVTLPQARVVYGTYGRLNAAKDNVVLLPSHYMADFHGYEWLIGPDKALDTSKLFLVATELFGNGHSSSPSNTPEPFHGPRFPVTTIRDNVEAVHRLLTEELKITHVRAIVGFSMGAQQAFQWAVSYPAFADRIVATCGTAKTYYHGVVRLEGQIAAITTDAAFQNGDYTAQPKKGLEAFGVVWTAWLFSQEWWRKELWREVSPPGTTFEQTLNEFRTNFIPGADANNLILQARTWEKHDVGSTPGFNGDAEKALRSIKVPFLYMPSETDLYFPVGDARYEAGFMSTVTLAPIPSLWGHTAGAAPNPADGKFLNETIGKFLAGGR